The DNA segment GTAACACACTGATTTTCTGGCACCCGTATGCTTCCAATAAACTGGAACACCGGGGTTCTTTCTCCAGCCTAGGTAGTTTCGAGAAATGCCAGCGTCCTACGTCTTTGGTCCCAGTTGCTATAGTCTTACTGgtgaaagactgtctttttcctcttttttccttctttggtgaGTTGAGTGGACAACTGTCTTGATGCTCCATTTTTAAACTGCAGATAACTGTAGGATGGTTGCTGCCTGTATCGACTACATATTATTTTAACACATATGATCATTTTTAACGAAGTTAATTTCTGTAGAATCATGGATAATTTTGAAGATACTTGGGGCCAAATGGTACAAATTCATTACTTGACCAACCCAACCATTCATACTGCATTTCCTTGGTTCGAAGAAATGCTAAAACACATCTTCAGTTTTATCATCTCTGGAAGCTACACGCACCATTACCCTCAGTGACGACGCACGGTTAGGAGTGGCAGAGCTTTTCATACACAGGGGCATGGGAAATGAAGACTTACCTTCCAATAGATGGCATCTTGGGCTTGTGGAGAAGAAAGACTATGTGCGTGCGGAGGTAACCTCTGGAAGACTTCTCATCCCTGTGGTCTGGGGTGAAGAAAAGCTGTGTCAAGGATACTTCCTTACAGAAAAGTTATAAGTTACACCCCCAAACGCCAGCGGGGCTCTATTTATTCCAAAAAAGTCTTGTACTGGTCCTGAATGGTTGACCCTGGGCTGCAAGGTGCATTTGACAGCGGTTCCCATGGGCTTGTCCAACCCCAGTGGAGAGAGTTCCAAATAAAAACTCTAGAAGACTctcaaaggaggaaggaggaaggccagTTTGCCCGTTGGTACCCAGGCTGATGATGAGTCAAATGAAAATTCCAAGTTAGCACCACCAAATGGGATCGAGTTAATATTTACGATTCTCGCTAATTTAAGATGAGCTCGCCAGTGTGTGTGCCGTCCTGGGCTACACATGTGCTGACTTTCTGGAAACTTTACAAGGCAATTATTGTACTGCAGGAAAGTCTCCACCACTGAGCCCTCAACCACACCACCCAGTCTTTCCTGCCTGAATCCATAATGTGCTCCTTTTCAGAGCCATAAGTCTTGGAGAGGTTTGGGAGCCAGTCTTAAGTATTAGGTCAGCTGTGAGGTGGTGTGGTTGAGAAGAGGAAGGATCTGtatagattttttcatttttaaacgtTAGGAGTTCCCGCCAGGAGGAGTGGACACGTTGGCTCTGTGCTCCAGCACCGGCTTCTTCCTGCACGCTCAGGGGCCTGTGGGACACGCGGACACCGGTGCCCATTTGCACACGTCCCTGTCCCTGCTCATTTTTTCCCAGCAGAGATGCCATTCCGTGGCTGAGGACAATGCTGTTCCCCTTCCAGGTCTCTGCTCCTCACCTCACCTCACTCTTCCTGGGGGCATTGCTCGCCTTCCAAACGTCCAACTTAAAGGGAATTACCTATCACCCCCATTCTGTGTCCCTTATCAATGGATGTTACACTACAAGGCGTTGCATTGAAAGGACACAAAGAAAGAGCAAGTCATGGCACATGGCCAAATAAAAGAGTAATGTTCTGGTGAATTTAGCCTCAATAATTTACTGCCATGGAAAAGTGGAAGGTGAACCCTTTGACCAGTAAATCTCTCCTGCCCGCGAAACCCTTATCTGGTTCCCTGCACCATATCCCGCACGAGGAAGCCGTCATCATTGGCTCTGGTTTGTTATTTGTAAACCTTGATCTTCTGCACTCGGTGTCCTAAATATGGATAATTAGCATCAGTTTATCACGCTTCtgcatattttctcttctctccaaacATGCATGCTTCTATTGGCTGCCATGCTGCCACAGAAGATTATGGAGACAGATTGCAGAGAATGAATGTGCTCAACGAGATTAGGAAGGAATAGAAATAGCAACTTGGCCAATAAATTCCTCGTGAGGGCCTTATCATGCAATTACACGTTGACTCTCTGCACACTCTCCCAGCCTCTTAATCCAACGCCCCACCAAGAATAAAATTTCACTAATTTCTGAATTACTGCATGTCCTTCTGACTTGTGAGCGAGATGGCTTGGAAGAAGAAACGCTGCTGAAAACAACGCATCAAactttgtgattaaaaaacagtgaaactttatttttttttttttgttttgtttttttgtctttttgtcttttttgttgttgttgttgctatttcttgggccgcttccgcggcatatgggggttcccaggctaggggtccaatcggagctgtagccaccggcctacgccagagccacagcaacgcgggatccgagccgcgtctgcaacctacaccacagctcacggcaacgccggatcgttaacccactgagcaagggcagggaccgaacccgcaacctcatggttcttagtcggattcgttaaccactgcgccatgacgggaactcccaaaaaacagTGAAACTTTAAATGTCAGAGTGGGCGACGCGAGCCGGGACGGTTGAGCGTTTCAGCTGCTGCGCGGGGCTGCACCAGGCCTGGGCCCGGAGAGAGGCCGCTCTTGGAGCCCCCGTTGCCTCCGGGTCCGCTTCTGGGGTTCAGAGCTGGGTGACGAGGAGGACTGCCGTCTCCTCAACAGAGGAGCTGGTGTGTTTGCAAACAGGACAGACCGCTCACTGATCACCGCTGATCACAGGGGCGATGCCCTGAGACCTGGGGGCACGTTGTCACTTGACCTCTGTGAgtgcccgccccccccagcctgggTCACCACGAGCAGCCACCCTCACGCCGACACGTTACAGCTTCTTGTGCCTGTTGACTTGTGTAAATGGGCGCCTTCCTGCCCCTGGCGTCCCCTAAGAGGCTGTAACCAAGACCACTGTCCAGGCGGCCACACGGGagctccctctcctctgcctgaTAACCTTGTTCTCCTGGGCCTGACGACAGTGCCCGTGGTGAAGGAGGCACAGAAAGCCCTTCCATTCACGGGGGACTATTTATAGTCGGAGCCGGAGAGCAAGGTCAGGCAGTAGGACGCCCCCACAAAAGCCCACGCGCTGCCGGGAAAAGCCTGCGGGACTGCGGTTATGCTTCCAGAAGGATTGGAAAAATCCAGATCACATCTTCCCAACGATAGGCTCGCGGTGCAGAGGGCTTCCTCATGGTGCGAAGAACGTGTCAGCTAAAGAAATTCACAGCAAGATGAAGACGGACCGCCATGTGCCATCGGCTGCCCCTTAGGCCTCacacagggtggggagggggtccctTGTCAGAAGACCCCATTCCAGGCCGGGAGTCTGGAGACAAAAGCGGACAGCATGCCTTCCGGGCCTGTGTCTGGAGCGTGtctgctgtgccaggccctgttctaaggCCGAGCTGCCGAGGAGCAGCACAAAGGAAGGGGACCAGCGGGGACCCGCCGGCAGTTGAGGCTGGGATGTCCTGTCTGAGGAGCAGCTTTACCTCCTGCGAGCAGGCTGGTCTGCTGGCAGCCAGCCTGTGCCGGTTCCAGAGCGCCAGCCTGGAACCTGCTTCCCGCCCGTAGGAGCGAGGACCACGCCTGTGAGCCTAGACTTCAGGAGAGCCAGTTGCTCAGAAAACATCCGTCATCCCCCAGCCGCAGGCTTGAACACGCTGTGGCTGGACGATACCCACCCCTTGAGCCGTGGTCATCtgcccaggaaaaaaacaaacacgtcGTCCCCACATTGATCAGAGCAGTGGGCTGTGCTTTCCCAGAATCCTCTTCCCTTCCAAAGccggagatgggggaggggggagggaccTGTGcggccctccccccccccccccccccccccccgtgctgGCACAGGGCTGCTGAATTGGGGCCAGGATGgcctggaggagaagcaggaCCGGGAGGTTTTTTCGGTGCCTGTTCTCGGGTTTGGCTGCATCGAGCTTCCCTCCAGCAAGgtgcccaggccccaggctcaCCCCGCGCTTGGTGCGGAGCTGGGGGAACCTCCCGCCGACAGCGTGAAAGCCGATGAGGAGTTATTAATACTTGCCCTCCGCTCCCCTGTGTCATATTTCCTGAATCCGTGAGCtcggttgggggggggggtgagaggGAGCCGCTTGCCATTAATCTGGGAACAAACGGCCAACCTCGGTGACTGGGATTTTcgcttttcttttctcacttttctcaGTGCGGGGAAGCGCGGAGCCGGCGCGGAGCGATTGTGAGGGCCTCTGCTGGAATTTGGCAGCGCGGAGGCTTGGAGGGCAGCCCCATGCTGGCCCCTATTCAGCAGGCCAGTTTTCCTCGAGCTTTGGAAGTTTCACTCAGCCGTGCACTCAATGGCTTCACAAAGCTGATTACAAGCTTCAGCGCATTCCTGAAGGAGCCAAAAGCGACGCAGGTGCAAACGAGCCGAGGGAGCCCCTTATCCCGGTGACAGAATGGGACAAGCTGGGAAAGGCTTGGACCACACAAATCCAAGCTCACCAGGCAGCAGAAAGCCTGCCTTGGGAACCGGGGGTCATTATCCGCCCTATTCAGCGGGGCCCGGGGACCTTGGGGGCCCGGGAGGCCGGCCCGCGAGGGAGCGCCAGCGCGCGCCCGCGGCCCTGGGGACCCCGCGGGGCCTGCGGTGGGGCGGGGGTGCCAGCCCGCGACGTGTGCGTCCGCACGGTCAGCGTTTGTGAAATCCGTGCTCAGAAGGGCCCCGGGTCAACACCTCTAGGGACACAGGAAGCAACCGGGTGCGTGGACGTCGCGCCACCTTTGTTCATCCAGCGTCCAGACCGCACTGCcctgtccccgcccccaccctggcgCCGAGGGTCCCTCTGCGCTCCGTTTCTCCCCCAGCCGGCCTTTCCCATCGGCCCGGGTTCCGACGGCGGGCGGTGGGAGGGACGGTGTCCGCGCGCCCAGAGTAGGGACCGAGGGTCCCCGGAGCGGCGGACAGAGGACGCCTTCGCTGCGAGGCCGACTCCCGCGGGGAGGCGGGCCGGTCCTCCCCGGGAATGAAGGACATGCCTCGCTCGCGATCAAGAACAGAAAACCCGGACCGcgggaggtggagagagaagggCAGCCCGGCAGGGAGTGCGCGGGAAAGGGCCGCTCGCGGGCTGGCTGGTGACCCGGCGCGGGCGCCGGCGGGACGCGGGGCGGGGCGGAAGCGGGGGTGGGAGCTGGCGCGCGGGGGTGGCAGCGCGGGGCGGAGCGGGCGCGCGGCCGTCCCCCGGCGGTCCCTGCGTGGGGCGGGGGTCCCCCTCGTGCGCGCCCCCTCGGCCCGCGTCCCCTGGGCCTCAGCCGCGTCGGCGGCGCGCTGGACCCGGCTGCGCCCCGGGGTCCCTGCGGGCAGGTCGCGGGCGGGCAGGGCGCGCGCGCCGACGCTCTTTTGTCTGATAACTAATTTGAGTTAATGCGATCTTTATGTAAAGCTAACAGCGGATAATTGTCTATTTTCTCGCCAACAATCTCCATCACAATCACTTATCTGGAAACCTGCGGCTGGATTAATCGTTATAGTCCCGGGATGAGTGGCGCTGCGATCCGCAGCGAACGCGGGTGGGGACAAGAAAACGCCTCCCGCGCGCTTGCGGGGCCTCCCGCGGCCATCCGGCTACTGCCGGGGACCCGCTGTGCCCGGGGGTCGGTGCCCACGGGGCGCGGCGACAGGGCGCCTGCACCAGAACTTGCTTTTGTTCGGGTGGGTGGTGCGGGGGCCGCGGCaggcggagggagggaggaagggcggAGAGAGGAGCACGGCCTGCAGGGCTGCGGGGAGGGTCCTGCTGGG comes from the Sus scrofa isolate TJ Tabasco breed Duroc chromosome 11, Sscrofa11.1, whole genome shotgun sequence genome and includes:
- the LOC110255867 gene encoding collagen alpha-1(I) chain-like — translated: MQWEPVRGSAEPARSDCEGLCWNLAARRLGGQPHAGPYSAGQFSSSFGSFTQPCTQWLHKADYKLQRIPEGAKSDAGANEPREPLIPVTEWDKLGKAWTTQIQAHQAAESLPWEPGVIIRPIQRGPGTLGAREAGPRGSASARPRPWGPRGACGGAGVPARDVCVRTVSVCEIRAQKGPGSTPLGTQEATGCVDVAPPLFIQRPDRTALSPPPPWRRGSLCAPFLPQPAFPIGPGSDGGRWEGRCPRAQSRDRGSPERRTEDAFAARPTPAGRRAGPPRE